A single window of Deltaproteobacteria bacterium DNA harbors:
- a CDS encoding CBS domain-containing protein: MSRDVITLEKDENLNLAEEVMRLGRLRHLPVVDRGRLMGLVTHRDLLRCQASSLAALTREARREIQRSIRAEDIMTTDVITVTADTVAVEAARLMRRHKIGCLPVVDGGTLIGILTEADFLDLVITALHGEPV, from the coding sequence ATGTCGAGGGATGTGATCACGCTCGAGAAGGACGAGAACCTGAACCTCGCCGAGGAGGTGATGCGCCTCGGACGGCTCCGCCACCTGCCCGTCGTGGACCGCGGCCGCCTGATGGGCCTCGTGACCCACCGGGACCTCCTCCGCTGTCAGGCCAGCTCCCTCGCAGCGCTCACGCGCGAGGCGCGCCGGGAGATCCAGCGCAGCATCCGCGCCGAGGACATCATGACCACCGATGTGATCACCGTGACGGCCGATACGGTCGCCGTCGAGGCCGCGCGCCTCATGCGGCGGCACAAGATCGGGTGTCTGCCGGTGGTCGACGGAGGGACGCTGATCGGCATCTTGACCGAGGCGGACTTCCTGGACCTGGTCATCACGGCGCTTCACGGGGAGCCGGTGTAG
- a CDS encoding DUF362 domain-containing protein, whose translation MAITAVAGPYPDAPPYDPGEAYPEYGERPRSASPNPVYAAVRETLRRLGYDRERYGTPEWNPLGTIVRPGDRVFLKPNLVAHASRTKGRESDDLFAVITHPAVVRALGDYVAIALKGRGELIVGDNPSIDADFSRILERTHLDRLPALYAERFGVFCRVLDLRPLRTDDLEYYGFKSRAVPQQGDPDGELVVDLGPRSRFFGLNPWRFRGAFSNRLETIRLHHGRTHRYSLSATVALSDVFISVPKLKAHHKVGVTLNLKGLVGTVANKNCLVHWQIGYPGWGGDEYSQTVTATDHLRLALEHLLLDALPESVYLALRGVIRRHRRAPSQKGKPGGTGGTGKPAHEKYRGAWPGNDTCWRMVADLYDALVVDVTGYRQRQGKGPMRFFSLVDGVTAGEGDGPFTPTSREARVLLAGEDLLAVDCVATRTMGFRLEQVRYLSRLAEERGLRPSTIRVISDEFPSSNRLDATERHLAFQPPTKWPELALPRPKDTGDEDHHSRGRQGRTPDAPHEEHPQAAPRPRPWSDPAGRTDR comes from the coding sequence GTGGCCATCACGGCGGTCGCGGGACCCTATCCCGACGCACCGCCGTACGACCCCGGCGAGGCCTACCCGGAGTACGGCGAGCGCCCACGCTCGGCCTCCCCGAATCCCGTCTACGCGGCGGTCCGTGAGACCCTGCGCCGCCTGGGCTATGACCGCGAGCGGTACGGCACGCCCGAGTGGAATCCCCTCGGTACCATCGTCCGGCCCGGAGATCGGGTCTTCCTCAAGCCCAACCTCGTGGCCCACGCGTCCCGAACCAAGGGTCGGGAGTCGGACGACCTCTTCGCGGTGATCACGCACCCCGCCGTGGTGCGAGCGCTCGGGGATTACGTGGCGATCGCCCTGAAGGGGAGGGGCGAGCTCATCGTCGGCGACAACCCGTCGATCGACGCCGATTTCTCTCGCATCCTCGAACGGACGCACCTCGATCGTCTTCCCGCCCTTTACGCCGAACGCTTCGGCGTCTTCTGCCGCGTCCTCGACCTGCGGCCGCTGCGCACCGACGACCTCGAATACTACGGCTTCAAGTCCAGGGCCGTGCCTCAGCAGGGCGACCCCGACGGAGAGCTGGTGGTGGACCTGGGCCCACGCTCTCGCTTCTTCGGCCTGAACCCCTGGCGTTTTCGCGGCGCGTTTTCGAACCGCCTCGAGACGATCCGGCTGCACCACGGCCGCACGCACCGCTACTCCCTGTCGGCCACCGTCGCGCTCTCCGACGTCTTCATCTCCGTGCCGAAGCTGAAGGCCCACCACAAGGTGGGTGTAACGCTGAACCTGAAGGGGCTCGTCGGCACGGTGGCCAACAAGAACTGCCTCGTGCACTGGCAGATCGGCTACCCCGGCTGGGGCGGAGACGAGTACTCGCAGACCGTGACGGCGACGGACCACCTTCGCCTGGCGCTCGAGCACCTCCTCCTCGATGCGCTCCCGGAGTCGGTCTATCTGGCCCTGCGCGGCGTCATCCGTCGCCACCGCCGCGCGCCGTCGCAGAAGGGCAAGCCGGGCGGCACGGGCGGGACGGGCAAACCGGCCCACGAAAAGTACCGCGGCGCGTGGCCCGGCAACGACACCTGCTGGCGCATGGTAGCCGACCTCTACGACGCCTTGGTCGTGGACGTCACGGGCTACCGTCAGCGGCAGGGGAAGGGTCCCATGCGATTCTTCTCCCTCGTGGACGGCGTGACCGCCGGCGAGGGCGACGGTCCCTTCACCCCTACGTCGCGGGAGGCACGCGTGCTGCTTGCAGGAGAGGACCTGCTCGCGGTGGACTGCGTGGCCACCCGAACCATGGGCTTTCGCCTCGAACAGGTACGCTACCTCTCGCGGCTGGCCGAGGAGCGCGGGCTGCGCCCCTCGACGATCCGGGTCATCTCCGACGAATTCCCGAGCTCGAACCGTCTCGACGCAACCGAGCGGCACCTCGCGTTCCAACCACCCACCAAGTGGCCGGAGCTGGCGCTGCCCAGGCCCAAGGATACAGGCGATGAAGATCATCATTCTCGCGGCCGGCAAGGGCGAACGCCTGATGCCCCTCACGAAGAACACCCCCAAGCCGCTCCTCGACCTCGGCCATGGAGCGACCCTGCTGGAAGAACAGATCGGTAG